A segment of the Mytilus trossulus isolate FHL-02 chromosome 12, PNRI_Mtr1.1.1.hap1, whole genome shotgun sequence genome:
ATTAACTGTAATTGAGTCCCTGTGAAGTAGTTTTAGATAGATGTGGTGGTTGTTATCTTTTCAAGTATATTTCAGGATGTACTTaagtgaggttttggaatttgtgtcaaatgtttggactccttggtgtttttccatacaatacaatgtaaaagattttgccccataacacccatttattttttcatataagacttaaAATAGCTCATGAAAGATTTGTTTTGATacccaaataataataatgcaaATTCTTAGGTAAAAGTCTGAGTTAGCCTTTTCctgccatattttaaatctcaaatatcttgaaaaggagtttcatgacctatcaatattttagcttatctttttccttaattgatgctctaccagcttacagtatcaattttagtttcttaatttttacctaacctcacctaagtacattcttaataacatttttgtcatttgtgaCATGgaaatcattttcatttatactGTTATAATCCTGGGAGTGATTGTATACAGCTTTATTTTCATAGGAAAATCATTgtcatttaatttgttataatattgagTGTGATGTGATATTGTAAAATGAGTAATTGATGCATGGTGATATTACACCTCAAAGGTGATGTAACATGATAATAGGAAACTCATTGAGTGTGTCAGTGACATTGTCGTAGTATTATATGTGTTATATCATTGACATTGTAATGGTATGATGTGACATTGTCATGGTGTGTCAGTGACATTGTCATTGCATTATATGTGTTATATCATTGACATTGTAATGGTATGATGTGACATTGTCATGGTGTGTCAGTGACATTGTCATTGCATTATATGTGTTATATCATTGACATTGTAATGGTGTGATGTTACATTGTCATGGTGTGTCAGTGACATTGTCATAGTATTATATGTGTTATATCATTGACATTATCATAGTATTATATGTGTTATATCATTGACATTGTCATGGTGTGATGTGACATTGTAATATTAATGACATTGTTATACTTTTGGGTGTGATTGTCATATGTGACATTGTAATATTAATAAGTTTGTTAGTAATACagttattattgtatttaacCTTTGACATTGTAGGTTATATGTATGAATGTGATAGAAGTGACAATGTTATTGTTATGAATGAGTGTTGGGCAGCAGATATTTTTGTTGGAAGCATATTATGTTGGCGTAagcaatcatttttttatggtaTCTTGTTATGAATGATTATGTATGATTGTTATTATATTCTGTGATAGATTTATGTACTTTAGGGGCAGAATATTAAATGTGGGATCCTTCTAacgtaattaaatatttgtctgacttaataaaatatttatttatataatgatgTGTCTTTCAGTTCCTTCAGAAGGATAAATCGACGGTATGGTAGTCATTTTCAGAATTAATAAACGATCGTATGGTAGTCATTTTCAGTATTATAAATCAACGGTATGGTAGTCATTTTCAGAATTATTAAAAGATGGTATGGTAGTTATTTTAAGTATTATTGATCGATGGTATGGTAGTCATTTTCAGTATTATAAATTGACGGTATGGTAGTCATTTTCAGAATTATTAAACGATGGTATGGTAGTTATTTTAAGTATTATTGATCGATGGTATGGataatgattgccaatgagacaactatccacaaaagaccaaaatgacacaaacattaacaattataggtcaccgtatggccttcaacaatgagcaaagcccataccgcatatatgTCAGTTTCAGAATTGTTAATTGATAGTATTTGCCTTAAAAAGTTCCATGTCAAATATCACAGTCCTGAATACAGAAACTGGGTATAGATTAAGACAACAGTACTTACTTGAAATGTTTTGCCTCCTTTTCTGATCATgatttaatttatgtttaaagACTCAAACAGATTTATGTAAATGACAAGGTAAGATCAGATGGAACCCTGACAGACATGTGAACAATTCAATCATTTTATGGGGACTTGGTGgctgagtggtctaagtagttactacagtaatcactagccagtcaactctgaggttgtgagtttgaacctGGTTTGTGCAGGTGGACTTGacttcaatcttaattgaccaggtctgtttttttaatttccaaagTCAGTGGGTATCTCCGCTTCCTTcaccaataaaaacttaccACCACGAAATAGCTCAAAAGCAATGAAGTGTtattaaaacaccaaaaatcaaaatcaatcaatcatttcatACATTAAAAAGAGTTGGCCTATATCATTTATagtatcttatataaaaaaaatccggaCAACTAGATAAAGTATGGGtgatagaaattaaaaaatatgtcagaTGAACCCTGCCAGACAGTTTCTTCAccatacaataaaaataaatagctgACCTACTGCATATAGTATCTGATATGCAAAAcaccataaaagagggaggaaagataccagagtaacattaaaataaaggcaacagtagtataccgatgtttaaactcataaaactcataaatcaaaaaatataattgacaaccccaagaaaaaagataaacagacaaacacaaaatagaaaacgtaagattttaaaatcaacatgaaccccaccagaAACCCAGGTATTCTTGTGtcccggaagggtaagcagatcctgcaccACATGTGTCACTCATGTGAGTACAAACTCTGTATTTAGTCCTATATGTTATGacaattttgtgaaaagtgGACATGATTGTAGTTACAACATTAGGACCCTATCCGCTATCATAGATCTGTGAAACTGAAATTCCATATAGGTCAACCAACTcctgatggcgtctgtaaaatttaaaaatgaaatgaatttgTCTTCAAcatgaaaagtaaaaaatatttatgggcATATTTTGGTTGTTACTATTTGTAGTATTCAAGATAAGAAAATAGCACCCATCATTATACTTATTGTCTGATTCAGTTATAGTACAATATTATTATAGTCCGACTGTGTGGGACGAATTTGTTTTAGGCCGAGTTTGTTATGGGCCGAAATTGGAGAGAGaagaagttatctccccttcgtGTACAATGGCTGGAGAAGTTGTTGTCGATGCCTTACCTTATTTTGACCAAGGATATGACGAACCAGGTGTTAGGGAAGCCGTAAGTTTGATCAACGATAACATAGACTACCTTTCATGCATTCATGGAGCTGCTTTATATTTAATACAACTAAGAATTACCTCCCCAAGTTAAAACTTCATACACGTGAGAACACAACTATTTATTTTATgcagtaaaatttaaaaagtttgtgtatgatacatgtatatatctttaGCTTAGGAAGTAATTAAATTCTACAGCTCAGTCGGTACATGTACGACCCTGTATTTGTTACACAGAGGTCCCATTGgagcaattttgtaatgaatttTATCCTCTCTGCAGACTGGGTTACAAATGTACACTAGCGCACAACTAAAAACCACTGTAAATTCCGAGTCATAACACTTATACCCTAGATAGAATTCTGCCCTTATTGAGAACCCttgaatttaatttataatcTGTGTAAATCATATACACtgtaacaacatgaacaaatcataattgtttttaaggaatacaccttatcgctatttagtccattcctggaaaaacagtcatttatacaacttcctgtttaggtCACGCGGGCCGAAAAGGGAGGTCCTCAGCAGTGAGCTGAGGgaggaaaaactttagaaagttATCATCAAGGAACTTTGATATAGTATGATCCAcctttttcgaaattaaaattgaattaaaaaaaatattttgtttgaagtatttacaGTAGTTTAAACAGaactcattaaaaagtatcatgcatggtgaattgtttaaacagggtcccagatagcttcaactggatgaaaaagttgtgtaattttagaacttatccggaatggaataaacagcgataaggtgtataaaGTCTAGGCATAAATTTTGTGCGTCTCATTATATGTGTTGTGTTACTTAATTTTAGGCTCTTGCTTTGGTTGATGAAGAAACAAGAAGATACAGACCTACAAAGAATTATCTAGAATACTTACCTGCTCCTAACTATCTCCAGTTTGAGGTAATTACAATAAtcagtccgagattactctgacggctgttttgccagacaagctggggccatgggacgtcagagcttgtcccatatcaaaaagttgATATTTccccacccaaaatagatgcgtgGCTTCGTCGCTTCTGGTgttgcatacctgccaacttttgaaaatgcccatgggggttttagcccgcgacaacaatttcaaaggtTACAATTCTTTGCGACGACTATTTTTCGCGTGCTGTTTTATggtctagaaaaagtgtcatttttGTAAGATGAGCTTACATGTCTTTTTCTtaagtttatttgcatgattctagttattATATCAGCAGAAAATATGAACATGTAGCTGTAGGACCAGGAATTATTTTCAGGTGTAAGGATACTAAATAGttgtttacttttcaaatttaaaattatccacAAAGATTAAGCACCTTTATCATATTGGGAACAACACCTAGGGATACCTCCTCAATGTTAGGACATTAAAAACCACTTTGTAAGTACAAATGAGCAcacattcatattatttgaagaaaattttcCCAAAGGACTATACATCTTATGATCTATCTGGTATTATATGGTCAACACATGTCCAAGAAGTTTGATATGTTCTTGGCCTTATATcttcttaaaaatttaaaataattggaGCCTTCATTTAGAAAAGCTGTTCCAAATATAATGTCAGAATTTCCCAGTTTTAAGTtaataaatctacatttttcttttgtattttttacaagAGTAAAATTTACAAGGGATTCCTCATGTTGatgttgggggggggggggggggggggaggttccatgtgaaaaataatgaacagTACATTATACTTTAAATGATTTGGCAATTTAATTGAATTCATAAATAACATTATGTTACAGCATGtgtaatgtcaataaattagTGAATAAACTACTCTTTATTATCTTTATGGTAGTACTGCATCATTGAAGTTTGTCAATCAGCcatccttttatttttattctgtttaAGAACCTCCTTGCAGTTGAAAAGTCATTTGCCATGTACACAATTTTACATTTCTGACCAAACAGAGGAATACAACTCAAGTTCAATAATTAGCATGTTAAAATAATCTTGAGAGAAAAcgtttttgattggctgattaaTTTGATTATGAGAAACAtgcaatttgattggctgaacaCAAATGTCCTCTATTGTACACAGTTCAAAATCGGGAACAACAATgtttttcgtgtagattttcaCCAAATCGTGTTTTAGAGGGTTTTTCAGGAACACGATCGTGCAATCGTGACAAAGGGTCAAAATCGTGTAGTACACGCCTAAATCgtgaaagttggcaggtatggagTTGACTGAAATTGTAGCTGAGAagcatccattttttttttaaatttagattatCTATTCAATACTAACATGTCTAAAGAACATtgcaaacaaacatacaaaaagaACAGAAGTGATAGGTCAATATTTCaagaatatgtatgatttaattttctttgctgcttttaaataaatacatagtTTTACTGTTGGATTAACAATGTGGGTGGCTCAGTGCAATGAATTAAGATACTTTTACTTTGGCCATGAATAGTAATAATTAGGTTAAAGTTGTATTCGAAAAGATTATTTGGTGGACAAGGTAAAATACAGTGATATTCATCTCCAACATTCATATTGCAAGTAATAAAAGCCCCTCTAACAGGCTTTGTATGTGCAGCATTAGTGAAAGGAGCATGACATAAGAGATACATTGATTAACTTTTGATGGCTCATTGTATATTCATGTTTCTTCAagcaaacattttgttttcagtcactttataaaaatgttttatttgtttttcagacaGAGATAATGAAAACAGAGTATGAAAGAATGCAGTCACGGTTACCTATGGATATGCTGAACATGAAAAggtttacattttgttttaataaaattttcatttaatgtatattaaaacaagaatgtttccaaagtacactgatgccccattcgcattatcattttccatgttcaatggaccatgaaattgggtgaaaaatctaatttggcacgAAAAGTAGAAAGATCAACCtttagggaacatgtgtactatgttttaagttgattggactataacttcatcaaaaactaccttgacccaaaactttaacctgaaactcgaactttcattttctatgttcagtggaccgtgaaattggggtcaaaagtctaatttggctttgaAATAAGAAAGTTCATATCCTAAGGAACATGTGTTCATAAGTTATAAATCgtttggacttcaacttcatcaaaaactaccgtaaccaaaaactttaacatgaagtaGGAACAGagggatggacagacagacggaagcacagaccagaaaacataatgtccctctactattgtaggtggggcatacaaaatattaagaatatCCAATAAGAAATGTTAATGTCTTTGTTAAGGCTATGAATGTAATTGAAACTAGCGGTTGAATACACACACTACAGACTCCAATGATTAAGTCTAAACCAACATCTTCATGCAGTATtcttttaaaacctttttatattttcacagGTGACAATTCAgactgttttgttttattttttccacGTTATTCCCTGGTAATTAAACCCAATCCAGAGCCTcatatatttaaggaatgagtgtaattatttttctgtctatcatgtctatgaagaaatacgTCAAAAAGGGGATGCACACTGAATAGCCTGCTTAGCAAGTTTGACCACATTTTTGATATTCTTTCAAATAGACTGAAaaataatatgaggcaggcattacctgtaaatggggacgaagtctgtacgaattatttttttgtaacttaaatttatgttaaaaaaaagaaacggaaatactgtaacgtttccgattttggttctgttgttagggattttagttgtgacgttatttaagttatgacatcatatgcaatgtaaacaaagaaatgcTATCATtaggtaacgttttttcatatcaaggaattattaaaaatgaaattggtatatTGCGTTCCTTCCTATTTATAATAGActggtaaatatatattttacttaaagattcatacaaacaaaaccggaaaaaggaagtacattgtaggtttctgcgcaggtccgggatttcaaaacatgacataaaaaaattgaatgattttgagttcattagtacaatgaaaaattcgggaaattttcccgaggttttttttttattgaattttctactgttattggggacttTGTCcccatattacagtcattccttataatttaattctaaattcaaaCTTAAGCTGGagtaaattatgaaaaaaacattgatgatgtCACGgttacatgacaaaattatgtctatgagctgatagacaGAACattgtcagccaatcagaagactatttacatccaaaattgaattattagCTAATAATAGTTTTATATACCAATTGTTCTAAGGTAGGAACTGCATGAAAAGCAgataattatttgttattatttgttcTCAGGTATGAACTTCCTCCACCTCCAGCAGGAAAGATGACAGATATATCTGCCTGGAATGAGGCTGTAGAGAACTCACAAGCACAGTTAGAACATCAATCTCTAAGGTATAACAAAGGACTGACCAAATTCCAGACGTAAAACAAGGCACTTACATGATATCAGTATTATTAGTACTCTCTATTTAAAATCTGATTACTGAAATAGAAGTTCACTTTTTTAGGCAATATAGTTCTCTTTGTAAAGCTCAGAAATAACCATTGTAAATTGTGACAATGTTAAAAGGTTCAAGCAGGCTTTCAAACAGAGGTTATTTTTATTGAGATTTTTTAAGGTGTGATTTTCATCTTTCTGTTTAGTATATGCTTCTGTCATAAGctgttgaaatgttttattttgcagtttaactgtttttgtttgttttttgtttttttgtatgaacTGTCGACCATTTTGATAAGAGTGGTAAACTATCATAAAAACTTGTAATCTTTAAATCACAAATATGAACTGGTaatgtaatattaaaatttatatgaaCAACTTTATGACCTTGGGATTGAAGGTCATTTAGGGAAGTGTAAGAATAATCTCATAATTAATAtccattaaggtggtacctaacactacagggagataactctgtaaagtcagctaaactttttaattacattgtgttgtaaaggaaatgttaagcttctcaatgatcaaaattggtgtttgtcaaactgctatataaccagtgtaatttttctgactaAACGGTTGGTTagagggtcaaagtaaatacattgtccaaattttatgaaaattaaacaagccaaattaattttagtgaaagtgttaagTACCACCTTAAGTATGTATGGTAAATGAAGTTTTGTTCAGTAATGAAAGTTAAATACATATGTAGAATCCATGGAACTTAACAAGTATGATTAAgtcttattatgtcaaaaattttattCTCCAGAATATTGAATTTAGAACTATTGTCAGAATATGGTTCGAA
Coding sequences within it:
- the LOC134692975 gene encoding pre-mRNA-splicing factor SPF27-like is translated as MAGEVVVDALPYFDQGYDEPGVREAALALVDEETRRYRPTKNYLEYLPAPNYLQFETEIMKTEYERMQSRLPMDMLNMKRYELPPPPAGKMTDISAWNEAVENSQAQLEHQSLRILNLELLSEYGSNAWKSYNTVLSQMVEQATKQLQELRKKIQEINWQRKNEQTQAGGKLKELEESWVGLVSKNYEIERACVEIEREIEEMEQKRAKKAKR